The genomic interval TTTTGCAATAATGCAGCCAGGTGCAATGTTTTTCCGCCGGCTCCGGCACAGGCGTCAATCACGCTAAGGCCTGGTCTAATATCGAGGAAAGGGGCTATTAATTGTGATCCTGCATCCTGGACTTCAAAAAAGCCTTGCTTGAAAGTATCCAGTTTGGCTACATTCTGGCGTTTTTTCAGGATCAGTCCATTTGGAACATCCTGAATTACTTCGGTATTGTCAAAACCAAACGTTTCTCTTGTAGCTTCTATACTGCTTTTTATGGTATTGATCCTAAGTATCAAAGGTGCAGGCTGATTTAAAGCTGCCAATTCCTTATCCCATTTTTCTCCCAGTGCTTTTTCTCCCGCCTCATCTATCCAGTCCGGTACAGACTGCGCAATTTTACGTATTTGCATGGCTTCCTGATATCTATTCAAAATAGTATCAATGTTTAACGATTCAAATTCTGTCCATTCAGGCAGCTGGTTGTCCGCATCTGTATGAAGATGAGCCGGCTTTATGATTTGCCAGGCTCCAAAAATAATCCAGAAATCTTCCTCGTCAGCAACCCTGTCCAGATCACATACAAACTTAACCAGCCTCCACCATCTGACGATTTCGTATATATTTTCTGCAATAAAGGCCCGGTCTCTTGCACCCCATTTTTTGTTGGATTTCAGCAACTGCTCCACTACTCTATCTGCCTGCCGATGTTTTGAAAAAATGTCCTGTAAACCTGTAACGGTAGCCTGTACCAATCCTCTGTATAGTTTCAATTTGTTTTGAATTATCGGTGTAAACCTTGAAAAGTATGTGAATTAAAATTCTGTAATGGGGTCAAAGTTCGCTAAAATCGGCAAAGTATGTCTCACAAAAATTAAAAAAACGCTACACAAGGCACAATTTTTGCGCATTGGATTTTATGAATAGTTATATCGTTACCATTACAATTATTGGAATTGCAACCCTGGGTATGGCCTGGATGCCATCATTTACAAAAAAAACAGGTATTTCTGACTCCGTAGTTTATGTGCTGCTCGGTATTGTGGCCTATGAATGTATAGACATACTTCCTCCTCCCGATCCTATGGTGTATCAGGATTATGCGCTTCACTTAACAGAGCTTGTTGTTGTAATTTCACTCATGGGAACCGGATTGAAAATTGATAAACCGTTTTCCTTGAAGTCCTGGCAGGTTCCATTCAGAATGCTGACTGTTACCATGGTACTATGCATAGCCTCCGTCACATTCCTGGCCTGGTATTTCCTCCATTTTGATCTGGCTTCTGCACTTCTGCTGGGAGCTGTCCTGGCTCCCACTGATCCAGTATTGGCGGCTGATGTTCAGGTTGGGCCACCTATGGAAGAAATAGTTGATGAAGTACGCTTTTCGTTAACTGCCGAAGCAGGAATGAACGATGGAATGGCCTTCCCCTTTACTTGGCTTGCTATTTTAGTTGCAGCGGCGTCAGGAGGTAGTATTTCAGGTGTTTTTCAGGAATGGCTGACAATCGATTTATTATATAAAATTATTTCAGGAGTAATACTTGGGATTTTATTAGGCAGATTACTGGCTTATCTGATTTTTAATTTTTCAGAAAAGAAGAAATTCATCAATTTAAACGATGGATTTATTGCTGTTGCTGCTGCTTTGTCCATTTTTGGCCTTGTTGAATTACTGCATGGTTATGGGTTTGTAGCTGTTTTTGTAGCCTCTGTAACGCTACGGAATTATGAGCTTGATAATGAATTTCATAAAGACCTGCATAGTTTTTCGGACCAGACAGAGCGGATTTTGGTTGCTATTGTTTTATTGATTTTTGGTGGCTGTCTTGTACACGGAATTCTGGATTATCTGACCTGGCCAATGGCTCTGCTATCTATCGTTTTTCTGCTGTTAATCCGGCCCATTTCCGGCCTAATTGCATTAATAGGAACAAGATTGCATATTAAAGAAAAACTGGGTATCAGCTTTTACGGCATACGCGGCATCGGTTCATTCTATTATCTTGCTTTTGCGCTGAAAGAAGAGCAGTTTACTTTGGGTAAGGAATTATGGTCAATGGTGTCATTTATTGTCCTGTGTTCTGTCCTGATCCACGGCCTTACAGCAACTAAGGTGATGACAAAACTAGAAAAGAAATTTTCACAGCCATTAGAATCTGAAACCTAACAGTCTTTTTCTAATACTTCTTTAAATTGATATAGCAAACATGGAAACTCAGTCAACTATTATTTGCCCGCCAGATCTGACTTCTCGTCCGTTGGGACTTGCAGTGGATGGATTTATCGCTCTGCCAATAGATAAGTTATTCAGGGCATGGACATCTCAGTTTGATTTATGGTTTGCGTCGCCCGCATCTTTTCTTTCCAAAGTGGAAGTAAATGCTCCGTTTTATTTTGAAACTTATTTTCAGGGAATCCGTTATCCGCATTACGGCCGATTTCTTAAAATTGAAGAACCACATCTGGTAGAAATGACATGGGTGACAGGCGAAGGAGGCACTGAAGGCGCCGAAACCGTTTTGACGATCGAACTTACTGCACATGAGGAAAATACTTTTTTACACCTTACCCAGGCAGGATTTTCAAATGAAGCATCCAGAAACAAACATCAGGAAGCCTGGCCTTTAATATTGGATCAGCTGGAAGAAAGAATGTCCAGGCCGGCTGATTGAATAATTACCATATTTTTGGAGCACTGATTATCCTTAAAACAATACTATATGGTAACCAATGATCAATTCCGGCAATTTGCCTTGTCCTTTCCTGGAACAATAGAGCTTCCTCATTTTGAAAGAACTTCTTTTCGTATCAATAAAAAAATATTTGTTACACTTTCGGAAAAAGACAGGATTGCTAACTTTAAACTAACACCAATTGATCAGTCATTTTTCTGTTCCATTGATACAGAAATTGTTTATCCGGTTCAAAATAAATGGGGGATTCAAGGATGGACATCGGCAAATCTGGAAATGATAGATAAAGAATTGCTCCTGGAATTACTAACTTCAGCTTTTAATGTAGTGAATTCAAAATAAAAATCATCAATCCATGATTAATGTTAGGAATGTGACAATTTATTAATAAAATATTTCTAAAATCATCTCTATTTTGTATCTTGATAGTTCTAATCAGTCACAAAATTAATTGCGATGAAAGGCCGGTCACTATTACTAACTATTACATTAGCCGCATTTTTATCCGGCTTGTTGGATCTTGTAGTGGCGATCATCGTTTATTCAATCCTGCTCGATAAAACAACCGCTTTAAGAATCCTTCAATCAGTTGCCAGTGGTGTTTTTGGAAAGACAGCTTACAGCGGAGGAATTGAAATGGCAGTAATTGGCCTGGTTTTTCATTTCATAATTTCTTTTATTTTCACCTACCTGTATTTCTTTGCCTATACGCGTCTGGCGTTTTTACGAAAAGAACGGGTTTTCAGCGGTTTCGTCTTCGGCTTTTTTATCTGGCTTGTAATGAATCTGATCGTCCTTCCAATCACTTTTTCCGGCTTATTTCCTTCTGATTTTGTATCTGCTCTTATTGGGATCGCAATAATTATCATTTCTATCGGAATTCCTGTTTCCCTCATTGCCCATTTCTATTACAACCGGACTTCCTTGAACTAGCTAATCCAGTTTGCCAATACCCTTTTCTGTATTTCACCATTTCGACTTGTACAACCAATTCAGGTACCAGAACTGCTATGGAAGATTTCTTGAAATAATTCATTTAAGAATTATATAAATATCTGTTGTATATTGCCGGTCAGTTTTTTACTGGATATGACAAAATTAAGTATGTAAATATCTAAATTTTAAGCCATTAATAGAATAATTGCAATTCTAACCTTGTTAAATAGCTTTATTACAGATAGATAATAGTAATTTGTAGCAATATCTTATATTTATAAATCTCAACTATTTCGTAATAAACTTATAAGAAAATTACTACAATATAAATATTTCAAGAATCGAATCTCTTAAATTATATATTTTACATAAAAAACAAGTGATGCAAAAACTAGCTTTATCAATACTTTTATTTCTATTCTCCCTGATAACATTTGCACAAAATAACGATGCTGACAGGATAATAGGTGAATGGCTGAATGAAGATAAAGATGGAAAAATAGAAATATATAAAACAGGTAATACCTACTTTGGAAAAGTAATATGGGGTAACAGCATTTATGAGGATGACGGACAAACATTAAAAAAAGACCTGAAAAACCCGGATGAAAAATTGAGGCAACGGAATATTTTAAATATGGTTGTATTGAGTAATTTCACTTATTCTGAGGACATTTTTGATAACGGTAAAATTTACGATCCGAAAAGTGGCAAGACATACAACTGCACGATGAAATTGAAAGATAATAAACTGGAAATTCGCGGATATGTTGGAATTTCATTACTTGGACATTCGACCTACTGGGAAAAATCTGAATAATATTTGAAGAGCAACTATACCAAAGGAAAGCAGACTTTAAAGTTAAAAGGGAATACAAAGCATAAAGTTGTTGTTGTCGGATAAAGACATTTTGAAGCAATGACTCATATCAAATTAGGAATACTCGACCAATCCATTGTAAGACAAGGAAGTACAGTTCAGGAAGCCATTCTGGAAACTGTTGCTACGGCAAAACTGGCCGAAGAGCTTGGTTACAGCCGGTTCTGGGTTTCCGAACACCATAATTCTACATTTATTGCAGGCTCCACACCAGAAGTTCTCATGGTGAAACTGGCGGACGCAACCAATCATATCCGGATTGGTTCAGGAGGTATTATGCTGCCAAATCATAGTGCTTTAAAAGTAGCTGAAAATTTTCGTATGCTTGAAACCCTTTTTCCTGGCCGTATTGACCTGGGTATGGGACGTGCTCCGGGTACAGACAGGATCACTTCTTCGATCCTCAATCCTTCCAATGATTTTAGTGAAACAAGTTATCTGCGTCAGCTGGAACATTTACAGCATTTTTTTAATGATACAGCGGGTACCGAACGCGGATTTATTTATGCTACGCCACAATCTGCAACCATTCCCATGCAGTGGATACTTAGTTCCAGCGGTGGAAGCAGCAGTATAGCTGCCAGGTTCGGGTTAGGGCTTGCGGTTGCCAAATTTATCAATGGCTTTGTCAGACCAGATGTCGTGGAAACTTACCGCAAACAATTCAGGCCATCGGAACAATATCCGAAACCACATGCCTTGCTCTCCGTATTTGTTCTTTGTGGCGAAACGGAAGAAAAAGCCAGGGATCTGAGAAAAATGATGGACTATATTTTGGTAGAGTTTGAACGAGGAAAATTCGGACCTTTCCCGGATGCAGAAACAGTCAGAAATTACCGTTTTAGTGCTGGTGAACTTGAACGGATCAGATACAACAGCGGCAGGATCATTTCAGGAACAGCTGAGGATGTAAAGGAACAGCTTACTGCACTTGCCAATGAATTTGATGTAGACGAAATCATTATTTCGACCATGGCAGACAGTGCGTCAAACAGAGTCAGATCATTTGAATTGGTTTCAGAAGCATTTAGTTTGCGGGAGACCGTAGTTTAAGGTTATTTTTGTGTTTTATCACAAAGACCTCAAACTCACCAATGAACCGCTTTGACCGTATTACAGCAATTTTGATCCAGCTGCAATCACGCAAGATTGTAAAAGCGCAGGATTTGGCTCAACGGTTTGAGATCAGTTTGCGGACAGTGTACAGAGATATGAATACGCTTGCGGAAGCAGGCGTACCAATTATAGGTGAGGCAGGTGTTGGTTATTCTCTTATGGAGGGCTATCGCCTGCCTCCTGTTATGTTTACAAAGGAAGAAGCACGGACATTTATAACAGCAGAAAAACTGATGGAAAAATTCACCGATTTTCCAACTCAGTCGCAATACCAGTCTGCGATGTATAAAATAAAAGCTGTTTTGAGAAACAGTGAAAAATCAATGGTGGAAAATCTCGAAAACCATATACAGGTCAGGCGCAGGAATGTCGCTTTTAACTCACTGGAAAGCAATGTTCTCGATTCTCTTCTTAAAAGTATAGTCGACCGCAAGGCAGTCAGAATCGATTATCATGGAATAAATTCTGAGGAAAAAACGGAAAGAATTATTGAGCCTGTCGGGATTTATCACGAAACCAATTATTGGTACACCATCGCCTATTGCCATCTCAGATATGCTTACAGAAATTTTCGCTCAGACAGAATTGAAAAAGTAGAACCAACCGATCATCCTTTTCAACATCAGCATGCTCCGCTGGATGAATTTTTAACCAAAATAAAGGACAAACAAAATCTAAAGTTGATTGTCATTCTCGTGCCCAGAAACATTTCCAGGTATTTTCAGGATCAAAAATATTATTACGGTTTTGTCTCAGAAAAAGTCTCTGGTAACAGTATTGAGATGACCTTTTTAAGTAATTCACTTGAAGGCTTTGCACGCTGGTACTTGATGATCGCTCCGGAAGCTACAATTATTGAGCCGCTGTCATTAAAAGAACAATTAAAAAAGCTTGTTCTGGATATTTCCGGGAAATTATAAATTTTAGTTTTATCCAGGTAAACTTAATTTGAAAGGCTCAGCACTTTTATAACATAATAACAATGAGCAGTAACAAAATTATCAGCATTCTGGGAATTTCAGGAAGCCTTCTGTGATAACTCTTCCAATACGAATATTTTAAAGGCTTTGACTGGTTTATTTCCAGATCATGTATCATTTAAATTATTTGAAAAATTAGATCAAATACCTCCTTTCAACCCGGGAGATGATGAAAATGAAGCAATTAAAATTTTTAAGCAAGAAATATCAACCGCAAACGGAGTTATTATTTGCACTCCTGAATATGCATATGGCGTTCCCGGTACGCTGAAAAATGCACTGGACTGGACGGTTTCTACCGGAGAATTTAATGAAAAACCTATATCTGCAATTAGCGCATCTCCATTAAACAGCGGAGGGGAAAAAGCACTCGCTTCCCTCCTTCTGACGTTAACAGCTTTGGGGACAAATAAGAATGACCAATCCTCTCTTTCCATTCCCAATATCAAAATTAAGATGAGTGCATCGGGCATGATTACCGACCAGCAAACCATTGACCAACTTCGTTTACAGGTTAATAATCTTTTGGAGATAATCGGCTGATGAACACAACAACTCGATTGGTAAATAAATATTGATTTAATAATAAAATTCCTTACAATAAGAAAAGAATACAAAACCTATATTCTTTGTATAAAATATTTACTTTTGGGTTTCGTAGCCATTAAATATTTTACACAATGAAATTTGAGACCTTACAACTCCATGCCGGACAGGTGCCCGATCCGGTGACGAACTCACGTGCAGTACCACTTTACCAGACTACTTCCTATGTATTCAACAATGCGGAACATGCTGCTAATTTGTTTGCTTTAAAGGAATTCGGTAATGTTTATACCCGGATCATGAATCCGACAACTGATATTTTTGAAAAAGAATTGCTGCGTTGGAAGGCGGTGTTGGTGCACTGGCAACTGCTTCCGGCCATTCAGCGCAATTTATCGCTATCAATAATATCACTACAGTCGGGGACAACTTTGTAACAACTTCGTTTTTATACGGAGGTTCTTACAACCAGTTTAAAAATTCATTCAAAAATATTGGTGTTGAAGCCCGTTTTGCTGATGGGGATGATGTGTCCAGTTTCGAAAAACTGATTGATGATAAAACAAAATTCATCTTTCTGGAAACCATAGGTAATCCAAGTTTCAGTGTCCCTGATTTCGAAGCATTTTCTGCACTGGCCACCAAATACGATTTGCCGCTCATGGTAGATAATACCTTCGGAGCAGCAGGAGCCATATTTCAGCCGTTTAAACACGGAGCACATATCATTGTTGAATCGGCAACCAAATGGATTGGCGGCCATGGTACTTCTATCGGCGGCGTAATTGTAGACGGTGGAAATTACAATTGGGGTAATGGTAAATTCCCCCAGTTCACAGCACCTTCCGAAAGTTACCACGGCATGGTTTATAATGACGTTTTCGGAAGTGCAGGGCCGTTCGGGAATATCCAGTTTATTATCCGTGCCCGTGTTGAAGGATTACGTGACTGGGGCCCTGCAGGTTCGCCGTTCAATTCATTCCTCTTTTTACAAGGCCTGGAAACGCTTTCTTTACGCGTTGAACGTATTGCTGAAAATGCATTAAAGCTCGCAACATGGCTTGAAAAAAATGATAAAATCGACGGTGTCAATTACATTGGTTTAGAAGGTAATAAGTACCACGGACTGGCAAAAAAATATCTCACGCGCGGATTTGGAGGCGTACTTTCCTTCACCTTGAAAGGAGATAAAAAAACAGCGGAAACCTTCGTTGATAAACTGAAACTGATCAGCAACGTAGCCAATGTGGGTGATGCCAAAACATTGATAATCCATCCTGCATCCACCACACATTCACAGTTATCTGAAAATGAGCAGATAGCAGCCGGAGTATTACCTACTCAATTGCGTATTTCAACAGGAATTGAGCATATTGATGATATCATAGCAGATATCGAAGCGGCATTGGCGTAAAGGTTTCAACGCAGAGGAAGGAGCGTTTGACGCATAGTGCATTGGAAATTAAAAGAGAAGTCAACTTTTTAAAAGTTGACTTCTCTCATTTGGAACAGACAATCTCTACGGCCTCTGCCCAAACGCTCCTTCCCTTCGTTGAAACTCTCTATTCCGATATCCCTTCCAAAGCAAACAAAAACGAATACTGTAAAGCAATCTCCTTCAGATATTCGAACCTTCCGGATGCACCACCGTGGCCGGCATCCATATTCGTTTTTAATATCAGCACATTCTTATCTGTTTTATGCGTCCGCAAACGTGCTACCCATTTAGCAGGTTCGAAATACTGTACCTGGCTGTCATGCAGGCCCGTCGTTACAAGCATATTAGGATAATCCTTTTTTACAACATTGTCATATGGAGAATAAGACTTCATGTAGAAGTATGATTCTTTGTTAGTCGGATTACCCCATTCGTCAAACTCATTGGTAGTCAATGGAATGCTTTCATCCAGCATGGT from Dyadobacter sp. NIV53 carries:
- a CDS encoding YafY family protein, with translation MNRFDRITAILIQLQSRKIVKAQDLAQRFEISLRTVYRDMNTLAEAGVPIIGEAGVGYSLMEGYRLPPVMFTKEEARTFITAEKLMEKFTDFPTQSQYQSAMYKIKAVLRNSEKSMVENLENHIQVRRRNVAFNSLESNVLDSLLKSIVDRKAVRIDYHGINSEEKTERIIEPVGIYHETNYWYTIAYCHLRYAYRNFRSDRIEKVEPTDHPFQHQHAPLDEFLTKIKDKQNLKLIVILVPRNISRYFQDQKYYYGFVSEKVSGNSIEMTFLSNSLEGFARWYLMIAPEATIIEPLSLKEQLKKLVLDISGKL
- a CDS encoding DUF1440 domain-containing protein, which encodes MKGRSLLLTITLAAFLSGLLDLVVAIIVYSILLDKTTALRILQSVASGVFGKTAYSGGIEMAVIGLVFHFIISFIFTYLYFFAYTRLAFLRKERVFSGFVFGFFIWLVMNLIVLPITFSGLFPSDFVSALIGIAIIIISIGIPVSLIAHFYYNRTSLN
- a CDS encoding RsmB/NOP family class I SAM-dependent RNA methyltransferase — protein: MKLYRGLVQATVTGLQDIFSKHRQADRVVEQLLKSNKKWGARDRAFIAENIYEIVRWWRLVKFVCDLDRVADEEDFWIIFGAWQIIKPAHLHTDADNQLPEWTEFESLNIDTILNRYQEAMQIRKIAQSVPDWIDEAGEKALGEKWDKELAALNQPAPLILRINTIKSSIEATRETFGFDNTEVIQDVPNGLILKKRQNVAKLDTFKQGFFEVQDAGSQLIAPFLDIRPGLSVIDACAGAGGKTLHLAALLQNTGSILSMDIEGLKLEELKKRADRNGVTNLETMLITPEIVESLAGTADRLLLDVPCSGLGVLRRNPDSKWKLKPQFLESIRNVQWQILSSYCNMVKQGGKMVYATCSVLPSESEDQVKRFIEKYGKHWRLISEHRTSVADDGYDGFYMALLQKK
- a CDS encoding DUF2147 domain-containing protein, with the protein product MQKLALSILLFLFSLITFAQNNDADRIIGEWLNEDKDGKIEIYKTGNTYFGKVIWGNSIYEDDGQTLKKDLKNPDEKLRQRNILNMVVLSNFTYSEDIFDNGKIYDPKSGKTYNCTMKLKDNKLEIRGYVGISLLGHSTYWEKSE
- a CDS encoding sodium:proton antiporter; translation: MNSYIVTITIIGIATLGMAWMPSFTKKTGISDSVVYVLLGIVAYECIDILPPPDPMVYQDYALHLTELVVVISLMGTGLKIDKPFSLKSWQVPFRMLTVTMVLCIASVTFLAWYFLHFDLASALLLGAVLAPTDPVLAADVQVGPPMEEIVDEVRFSLTAEAGMNDGMAFPFTWLAILVAAASGGSISGVFQEWLTIDLLYKIISGVILGILLGRLLAYLIFNFSEKKKFINLNDGFIAVAAALSIFGLVELLHGYGFVAVFVASVTLRNYELDNEFHKDLHSFSDQTERILVAIVLLIFGGCLVHGILDYLTWPMALLSIVFLLLIRPISGLIALIGTRLHIKEKLGISFYGIRGIGSFYYLAFALKEEQFTLGKELWSMVSFIVLCSVLIHGLTATKVMTKLEKKFSQPLESET
- a CDS encoding SRPBCC family protein, with translation METQSTIICPPDLTSRPLGLAVDGFIALPIDKLFRAWTSQFDLWFASPASFLSKVEVNAPFYFETYFQGIRYPHYGRFLKIEEPHLVEMTWVTGEGGTEGAETVLTIELTAHEENTFLHLTQAGFSNEASRNKHQEAWPLILDQLEERMSRPAD
- a CDS encoding LLM class flavin-dependent oxidoreductase, whose amino-acid sequence is MTHIKLGILDQSIVRQGSTVQEAILETVATAKLAEELGYSRFWVSEHHNSTFIAGSTPEVLMVKLADATNHIRIGSGGIMLPNHSALKVAENFRMLETLFPGRIDLGMGRAPGTDRITSSILNPSNDFSETSYLRQLEHLQHFFNDTAGTERGFIYATPQSATIPMQWILSSSGGSSSIAARFGLGLAVAKFINGFVRPDVVETYRKQFRPSEQYPKPHALLSVFVLCGETEEKARDLRKMMDYILVEFERGKFGPFPDAETVRNYRFSAGELERIRYNSGRIISGTAEDVKEQLTALANEFDVDEIIISTMADSASNRVRSFELVSEAFSLRETVV
- a CDS encoding MmcQ/YjbR family DNA-binding protein; this translates as MVTNDQFRQFALSFPGTIELPHFERTSFRINKKIFVTLSEKDRIANFKLTPIDQSFFCSIDTEIVYPVQNKWGIQGWTSANLEMIDKELLLELLTSAFNVVNSK